Proteins co-encoded in one Synechococcus elongatus PCC 6301 genomic window:
- a CDS encoding MFS transporter, which produces MNQIIQKIRDFWSGTQGENHCWWALAAVECGNFVVYMDGFIVTLALPAMARHFDVGLPILKWVVVAYLLAVTVTLLPAGRLADIWGRKRIVVIGMSVIFISAWLCMLAPTVKILIACRVIQGIGGGLVLANVMAEITAVFPKQDQRKAMAVNASVLALSQVTGLVLGGLFIVQFGWRSLFLIILLVSLLGLILSIGILKLRSRTQGRASLDWIGALLAIGATSAPFIFVEELSKNLLNPSSLLLLAVGVVALLLFVFVEQRVRQPLLNLSLFRSRAFTCGSASAAFYFVSAVSCYFFLPLYAQLVLGLSPVMAGVLLIPLSVAITVTSLTIGRLGNRFSARTLSTIGLLCVSVALLGLSSLGANASSTAIIAPLILQGMGGGLFNPPNNTATLNQVPPENLSVANGFLSTSRNFGQAIGAAIAATLLAQGLSAAGAGDALAGAAGVRLSGFQLEAFLSAQRSAFQLAATLGLVGAVISVLRPRRAPTAASLKSSGTAQ; this is translated from the coding sequence ATGAATCAAATCATTCAAAAAATCCGGGATTTTTGGAGCGGTACCCAAGGTGAGAATCACTGTTGGTGGGCGTTAGCAGCAGTGGAATGCGGCAACTTCGTAGTGTACATGGATGGGTTCATTGTCACCCTGGCCCTGCCTGCGATGGCGCGTCATTTCGATGTTGGCCTTCCCATTCTTAAATGGGTGGTTGTTGCTTACCTACTCGCGGTGACGGTGACGCTGCTACCCGCTGGTCGACTAGCGGATATTTGGGGCCGTAAACGCATCGTTGTTATCGGCATGAGTGTTATTTTCATCAGCGCTTGGCTCTGCATGCTGGCGCCGACAGTCAAGATACTCATTGCTTGCCGAGTCATTCAAGGCATTGGTGGCGGGCTAGTTTTAGCAAACGTGATGGCTGAAATCACTGCTGTCTTTCCCAAGCAAGATCAACGTAAGGCAATGGCTGTTAATGCTTCGGTCTTGGCTCTTTCTCAGGTCACAGGACTGGTTCTTGGCGGACTCTTTATTGTTCAATTTGGCTGGCGATCGCTCTTTCTAATCATCCTGCTGGTGAGCCTGCTCGGACTGATCTTGAGCATAGGGATTCTAAAATTGCGTTCCCGAACTCAAGGCCGAGCATCATTGGACTGGATAGGAGCTCTCCTTGCTATTGGGGCTACAAGTGCACCCTTTATCTTCGTTGAAGAACTCTCAAAGAATTTGCTAAACCCCTCCAGCTTGCTGCTCTTGGCGGTAGGAGTGGTCGCGCTGCTTTTGTTCGTGTTTGTAGAACAGCGTGTCCGGCAGCCTCTGCTAAACCTCAGCCTATTTCGATCTAGAGCATTTACGTGCGGCTCTGCTTCGGCTGCTTTTTACTTTGTTTCGGCAGTATCCTGCTACTTTTTCCTACCCCTATACGCTCAGCTCGTGTTGGGGCTATCGCCGGTTATGGCGGGTGTTCTGCTGATCCCGCTCTCAGTGGCGATTACGGTTACAAGTTTAACGATCGGTCGCCTAGGTAATCGCTTTAGTGCTCGGACTCTCAGCACCATAGGTCTGCTCTGCGTTAGCGTTGCCTTGCTCGGCTTGTCCTCATTGGGCGCCAACGCATCCTCGACTGCAATCATTGCGCCGTTGATACTGCAAGGCATGGGTGGCGGTCTATTCAATCCCCCTAACAACACAGCCACGCTCAATCAGGTCCCACCGGAAAATCTCAGCGTTGCTAACGGATTCTTGTCGACATCACGCAACTTTGGGCAGGCGATTGGAGCAGCGATCGCAGCAACACTCCTAGCCCAAGGGCTCAGTGCAGCTGGTGCGGGAGATGCTCTAGCAGGAGCAGCAGGCGTGCGGCTGAGCGGGTTTCAATTAGAGGCATTTTTGAGTGCACAGCGGTCTGCTTTTCAATTGGCTGCAACACTAGGATTGGTGGGTGCTGTAATTTCAGTGCTCCGCCCCAGAAGAGCGCCAACTGCCGCTTCGCTAAAGAGTTCGGGTACTGCCCAATGA
- a CDS encoding DUF3120 domain-containing protein, giving the protein MVVTSRPPADTLVRLLSRDMVLAAPRPWTKLWAATFLVSVPVFVQAPLVRVCPEASLLISVLWFAIAGLLQRQSRWQGWGDLLQGFAWSWLAGSIYWGWLRWEPYLHLPVEAIALPFVIAGLRRQQGLVGHGFYLGSLIGTAITDGYFYWIGAVPFWREIARSTPAEALPLAQQAIACLQTPNALIGAIALISLLCGAGIWALRRTHPAHWAFAGALLGTLLVDALFGLVAVSDRFSLTQL; this is encoded by the coding sequence TTGGTTGTCACGTCCCGTCCACCTGCCGATACCCTTGTCCGGCTGCTGTCACGGGACATGGTTTTGGCTGCGCCGCGCCCTTGGACAAAACTTTGGGCCGCAACCTTTCTGGTCTCCGTCCCTGTTTTCGTTCAAGCTCCCTTAGTTCGAGTTTGTCCCGAAGCCAGTTTGCTGATCAGTGTGCTCTGGTTCGCGATCGCAGGCCTATTGCAGCGCCAGTCGCGCTGGCAGGGCTGGGGAGACTTACTCCAGGGGTTCGCTTGGAGCTGGCTGGCGGGTTCGATTTACTGGGGCTGGTTGCGTTGGGAGCCCTATCTTCATTTACCCGTTGAAGCGATCGCCCTGCCCTTTGTGATTGCAGGTTTACGCCGCCAGCAAGGCCTGGTCGGTCATGGCTTCTACCTGGGTTCTTTGATTGGGACAGCGATCACCGACGGTTACTTCTACTGGATTGGTGCAGTACCGTTCTGGCGCGAAATCGCTCGTAGTACCCCTGCGGAAGCTCTGCCCCTTGCTCAGCAAGCGATCGCCTGTTTGCAAACACCCAACGCTCTTATTGGGGCGATCGCCTTGATCTCACTCCTCTGCGGAGCTGGCATTTGGGCGTTGCGCCGCACCCATCCTGCCCATTGGGCCTTTGCGGGTGCCCTGCTCGGTACTCTTCTCGTTGATGCCCTGTTTGGTCTCGTTGCTGTCAGCGATCGCTTCAGCCTCACCCAGTTGTAA